From Deltaproteobacteria bacterium, one genomic window encodes:
- a CDS encoding SlyX family protein: MDQRIMKLEETVAFQDAIISKLNDTVAEQGLLLHRLESQLKTLDAHVRQAMPSMTVEAKDDVPPPHY, translated from the coding sequence ATGGACCAACGTATAATGAAACTCGAAGAAACTGTTGCCTTTCAGGATGCTATCATCAGCAAACTCAATGACACCGTTGCCGAGCAGGGACTCTTGCTTCACAGGCTAGAATCTCAGCTCAAAACTCTGGATGCACATGTTCGTCAGGCAATGCCTTCGATGACCGTTGAAGCAAAAGACGATGTTCCTCCACCGCACTATTAA